From a region of the Blastocatellia bacterium genome:
- the rho gene encoding transcription termination factor Rho, whose translation MEIAQLKEMSISRLTQIARDLNIPEAGTLRKHDLIFKILQTQTERNGYIFAEGVLECLPDGFGFLRSSEYSYLPGPDDVYVSASQIRRFHLQTGDILAGQVRPPQNGERYFALLKVEAINDEPPERHRERVPFDSLTPLHPYERIRLEVGPDNLSARVLDMLTPIGKGQRGLIVSPPRTGKTMLLQNIANSISRNHPEIVLIVLLIDERPEEVTDMMRSVRGEVISSTFDEPAARHVHVAEMVIEKAKRLVEHGRDVVILLDSITRLARAYNATVPSSGRVLSGGLDANALQRPKRFFGAARKVEEGGSLTIIATALVNTGSRMDDVIFEEFKGTGNMEIHLDRRLADKRLFPAVDLLLSGTRKEELLLSPDELNRIYVLRRVLSQLSPVEAMELLLEKLAKTRSNAEFLASMQSLQ comes from the coding sequence CTGGAGATCGCTCAGCTTAAGGAGATGAGTATCTCCCGGCTGACGCAGATTGCTCGCGACCTCAATATCCCCGAAGCGGGCACTCTACGGAAGCACGACCTCATCTTCAAGATTTTGCAGACTCAAACCGAGCGTAATGGCTATATCTTTGCTGAAGGCGTCCTGGAATGCCTTCCTGATGGGTTTGGGTTCTTACGCTCATCAGAGTACAGCTATCTCCCGGGACCCGACGATGTCTACGTCTCCGCTTCACAAATTCGCCGATTCCACCTGCAAACGGGTGACATCCTCGCGGGTCAGGTGCGTCCTCCGCAAAATGGCGAAAGGTATTTCGCCCTTCTTAAGGTCGAAGCGATCAACGACGAACCACCCGAACGTCATCGGGAGAGGGTCCCGTTTGATAGTCTCACTCCGCTTCACCCCTATGAGCGGATTCGCCTGGAAGTCGGACCGGACAATCTCTCGGCGCGGGTTCTGGACATGCTCACGCCCATCGGGAAAGGACAGCGCGGATTGATCGTTTCGCCCCCGCGAACGGGTAAGACCATGCTCTTGCAAAACATCGCCAATTCCATCTCCCGCAACCACCCGGAGATCGTCCTCATCGTCTTGCTCATTGACGAACGACCGGAAGAAGTGACCGATATGATGCGATCGGTTCGCGGAGAGGTCATCAGCTCCACCTTCGACGAACCCGCCGCCCGTCACGTTCACGTCGCCGAGATGGTCATCGAGAAAGCCAAGCGACTTGTCGAACATGGCCGAGATGTCGTGATCCTGTTGGACTCGATCACTCGTCTGGCGCGGGCCTATAACGCCACCGTGCCCTCGTCCGGTCGCGTTCTTTCGGGCGGCCTCGACGCTAACGCCCTCCAGCGTCCCAAACGCTTCTTCGGAGCGGCACGAAAGGTCGAAGAAGGAGGCTCGCTGACGATCATCGCCACGGCGCTCGTTAACACCGGCTCCCGGATGGACGACGTCATTTTCGAGGAGTTCAAGGGAACCGGCAATATGGAAATTCATCTGGATCGGCGGCTGGCCGACAAGCGCCTCTTCCCGGCCGTTGACCTGTTGCTGTCGGGAACACGGAAGGAAGAATTGCTGCTCTCCCCCGACGAACTCAACCGCATCTATGTGCTCCGTCGCGTGCTCAGTCAGCTCTCACCAGTGGAAGCGATGGAACTCCTGCTGGAGAAACTCGCCAAGACTCGATCCAATGCGGAATTTCTCGCCTCCATGCAGTCTCTTCAATAA